From a region of the Alnus glutinosa chromosome 1, dhAlnGlut1.1, whole genome shotgun sequence genome:
- the LOC133871290 gene encoding rho GDP-dissociation inhibitor 1-like, which yields MSAAVGAISATKDVSFNPQMEEEELKNNKNSKTGAEPSHEFPHTDGGHEDDDDDDEKEEEHVTKLIKSEKELDLGPQISLKEQLEKDKDDESLRKWKEQLLGNVDLSAVGETKEPEVKIQSLTILCRGRPDLVLPIPFVNNSKSSLFSLKEGSRYSIKFTFTVSSNIVSGLKYTNVVWKTGVRVDNSKRMLGTFSPQQQPYTFEMEEETTPSGMFARGSYYARTKFVDDDGKCYLDASYCFEIQKSWPKPF from the exons ATGTCAGCTGCTGTGGGAGCTATCTCGGCAACCAAGGACGTTTCCTTCAATCCTCAAATGGAGGAAGAGGAGCTCAAGAATAACAAGAACAGCAAGACTGGTGCTGAACCAAGTCATGAGTTCCCCCACACTGATGGTGGCCATGAAGATGATGACGATGATGATGAGAAAGAGGAAGAGCATGTTACCAAGTTGATCAAGTCCGAGAAGGAATTGGATCTTGGCCCTCAAATTTCTCTCAAGGAGCAACTTGAAAAGGATAAA GACGATGAAAGTTTGAGGAAATGGAAGGAACAACTTCTTGGAAATGTTGATCTCTCAGCTGTTGGAG AGACTAAAGAACCAGAAGTGAAGATACAAAGCCTCACGATACTATGCCGGGGCCGGCCAGATCTCGTTTTGCCAATCCCATTTGTTAACAATTCTAAAAGCAGTCTCTTCAGCCTCAAGGAAGGAAGCCGGTACAGCATCAAATTTACCTTCACTGTCTCCAGCAACATCGTCTCTGGCCTCAAATACACCAACGTTGTGTGGAAGACCGGAGTGAGAG TGGACAATTCAAAGAGAATGTTGGGAACTTTTAGCCCTCAGCAACAGCCTTATACGTttgaaatggaagaagaaactACCCCTTCTGGCATGTTTGCAAGAGGCTCTTATTATGCAAGAACCAAG TTTGTGGATGATGATGGCAAATGCTATTTGGACGCGAGTTACTGCTTCGAAATTCAGAAGAGCTGGCCAAAACCCTTTTGA